One genomic window of Borreliella garinii includes the following:
- a CDS encoding calcium/sodium antiporter, which yields MEHLIQFFYVGFGIFLLYLGGNLLLKSSVSIATYLKVPTLLIGVTIVSFSTSAPELFTSLVAAFKGKNEIVVSNVIGSNIINMLLALPLAGLFLRIKADFKRLKLSFMFLFLLMFLLLLLSFDFRSYSFFAVPYNRFSSLSILILFLSYLLFFYKEEKAHFSLENNPSQEGVSNLNQSLNFIFFNTLSFFISMYFLYLGSKLLVDGALYIANNVFNVSEKLIGIIVVAFGTSVPELVVSLFAIIRKESDIAFGNIIGSNIFNIGFILASSSFFKPILLQDIYILDFSIMVFITLVLFLVVKFKGVFSRGISLIFLLLYVFYNLMLFNFY from the coding sequence TTGGAACATTTAATTCAATTTTTTTATGTAGGATTTGGTATTTTTTTATTGTATCTTGGTGGTAATTTACTTTTAAAAAGTTCAGTTAGCATTGCTACTTATTTAAAAGTTCCAACACTTTTAATAGGAGTTACAATAGTATCTTTTTCAACAAGCGCTCCAGAGCTTTTTACAAGTTTAGTGGCGGCTTTTAAGGGTAAAAACGAAATTGTTGTTTCTAATGTTATTGGTAGCAATATTATTAACATGTTGCTCGCTCTGCCTTTAGCGGGATTATTTTTAAGGATTAAGGCAGATTTTAAAAGGCTTAAGCTTTCTTTTATGTTTCTGTTTTTATTAATGTTTCTTCTTTTGCTGCTTTCATTTGATTTTAGATCTTATTCTTTTTTTGCAGTACCTTATAATCGCTTTAGCTCATTAAGTATCTTAATTTTGTTTTTATCATATCTTTTATTCTTTTACAAAGAAGAAAAAGCGCATTTCAGCTTAGAAAATAATCCTTCTCAAGAAGGTGTAAGTAATTTAAATCAGAGTTTAAATTTTATATTTTTTAATACGTTAAGCTTTTTTATTAGCATGTATTTTCTTTATTTGGGATCGAAATTATTGGTGGATGGGGCTCTTTATATTGCTAACAATGTTTTTAATGTTAGTGAAAAGTTGATTGGAATTATAGTTGTAGCTTTTGGAACAAGCGTTCCCGAGCTTGTTGTATCTCTTTTTGCAATCATTAGAAAAGAGTCAGATATTGCATTTGGAAACATTATTGGTAGCAATATTTTTAATATTGGATTTATTTTAGCTAGTAGTAGTTTTTTTAAACCTATCTTGTTGCAAGATATTTATATTTTAGATTTTAGTATAATGGTGTTTATAACTTTAGTTTTATTCTTAGTGGTTAAATTTAAAGGGGTTTTTAGCAGAGGCATTTCTTTGATTTTTTTGCTTTTATATGTTTTTTATAATTTAATGTTATTTAACTTTTATTGA
- a CDS encoding RHS repeat domain-containing protein produces the protein MLFIIFFMSSSLFAKEVYYRFADYSINYNIVGKYEITKEESEEEFGYKFTYDSNNNLILVNYIGKLSILMPSFFNASQIKIERSKNSERRIFLNRGLAFKNNNGVYIEHIEYMNDGRIKNIFNYNRSNEMVRDRYDVSYYHFLYDNEREFSVYRFNESGIQIKDLNNVYFTKISYDHSKLVKTVLYYDENGYISRSKNGTCGFRLTYDANHNLIKEEYLDKSAYTVSNPFSVATKIYHYDVDGKVIEILNYDINNNLTPDENNVAIYRYEYYFKDKDCYYKEYNYDNNNNLTISQNGYAMKKTIFYIQNNEKRIINYSNKINKNYNRDIPTVYEEKYEIMDNFKGIAIYSYKYDDKFYLIENIFFDKNFNLIADLKGVMIYRYSYDKEGFLIAQEHFGGDFVNPIDDFEGVSKYKFSYDSNGNMISKKNYSKDGALVADCNFVFEYLYEYDKQNRLISQKNFGSLGQLQDDIHGVSVYKYEYNKFGKISKQSNHGPDLRLRDDVGGFSIYKWIYDARGNLIDFQKFDSLGNLI, from the coding sequence ATGTTATTTATAATATTTTTTATGAGCTCTTCTCTTTTTGCAAAAGAAGTTTACTATAGGTTTGCAGATTATTCTATTAATTACAACATAGTAGGTAAATATGAGATTACAAAAGAAGAGTCTGAGGAAGAATTTGGATATAAATTTACTTATGATAGCAATAATAATCTTATTTTAGTTAATTATATTGGTAAGCTTAGCATTTTAATGCCTTCTTTTTTTAATGCAAGCCAAATTAAAATAGAAAGATCTAAAAACAGCGAAAGGCGCATATTTCTAAATAGGGGACTTGCTTTTAAAAATAATAATGGTGTTTACATTGAGCATATAGAATATATGAATGATGGCAGAATTAAAAATATTTTTAATTATAATAGATCTAATGAAATGGTTAGGGATAGATATGATGTTTCTTATTATCATTTTTTATACGATAATGAGAGAGAGTTTAGTGTTTATAGATTTAATGAATCAGGTATTCAAATTAAAGATTTAAATAATGTGTATTTTACAAAGATTAGCTATGATCATTCCAAACTTGTTAAAACGGTTTTGTATTACGATGAGAATGGTTATATTTCAAGATCAAAAAACGGCACTTGTGGGTTTAGATTAACTTATGACGCTAATCATAACCTTATTAAAGAGGAATATCTTGATAAATCAGCTTACACCGTTTCAAATCCATTTTCTGTAGCTACTAAAATATATCATTACGATGTTGATGGAAAAGTTATTGAGATTTTAAATTATGATATTAATAACAATTTAACCCCTGATGAAAATAATGTAGCAATTTATCGTTATGAATATTATTTTAAAGATAAAGATTGTTATTATAAGGAATATAATTATGACAATAATAATAATTTAACAATCAGTCAAAATGGTTATGCCATGAAGAAGACTATTTTTTATATCCAAAATAATGAAAAAAGGATAATAAACTATAGTAACAAAATCAATAAAAACTATAATAGAGACATTCCAACTGTTTATGAAGAGAAGTATGAAATAATGGATAATTTTAAAGGCATTGCTATTTATAGTTATAAATATGATGACAAGTTTTATCTAATAGAAAATATTTTTTTTGATAAAAATTTTAATTTAATAGCTGATTTGAAAGGTGTGATGATTTACAGATACTCTTACGACAAAGAAGGATTTTTGATTGCTCAAGAGCATTTTGGCGGTGATTTTGTTAATCCAATAGATGATTTTGAAGGAGTTTCAAAGTATAAATTTAGTTACGATTCTAATGGCAATATGATTTCAAAGAAAAATTACTCTAAGGATGGAGCTTTGGTTGCTGATTGTAATTTTGTTTTTGAATATTTATATGAATATGATAAACAAAATAGACTTATTTCTCAAAAAAATTTTGGAAGCTTGGGACAATTGCAGGACGATATTCATGGAGTTAGTGTTTATAAATATGAATACAATAAATTTGGGAAAATATCAAAACAGTCAAATCATGGTCCAGATTTGAGATTAAGAGATGATGTTGGGGGATTTTCAATTTATAAGTGGATTTATGATGCTAGAGGAAATTTAATAGATTTCCAAAAATTTGATTCTTTGGGCAATTTAATCTAA
- the alr gene encoding alanine racemase: protein MYDNKKMSSNKTIIINLNNLEHNLNLIKNKIGEKEIVATLKGDAYGHGLINIFKFFKEKKINYFGLSNIEDAKTLKKIDKNIKILMYIKVDKKEIKNLIKLELLPFVADFEYLFLIEKECALQKKKIKVHLKIDIGMNRYGIRIDSALEIATYIQNSQFLELEGICSHLPATENFKTTQKQIEKFLLVLETLKQKNINPKFVHISNSGHIINYKINPQFNMVRPGLILYGYCQSLKNKKTTLNFKPVLNLFSKVIFIKNVKKGEKISYSGIFQAKEDMKIGIIPIGYFDGIPQNINNNFYFLINNQKCKIRGKVCMNLTIVEIPKDLKVRTGSKVEIVSEKLSIDKMSKFSKRSHYELLCNIGKYEKRKYLD, encoded by the coding sequence ATATATGATAATAAAAAAATGAGTAGTAACAAAACAATAATAATAAATTTAAATAATTTAGAACATAACTTAAATTTAATTAAAAATAAAATTGGTGAAAAAGAAATAGTGGCTACCTTAAAAGGCGACGCATATGGTCATGGACTTATAAATATCTTTAAATTTTTTAAAGAAAAAAAAATAAATTATTTTGGACTTTCTAATATTGAAGATGCTAAAACACTTAAAAAAATTGATAAAAATATAAAAATATTGATGTACATTAAAGTAGATAAAAAAGAAATTAAAAATTTGATTAAACTTGAGTTATTACCATTTGTTGCAGATTTTGAATATCTATTTTTAATAGAAAAAGAATGTGCATTGCAAAAAAAGAAAATAAAAGTCCATTTAAAAATTGATATTGGCATGAATAGATACGGAATAAGAATAGATAGTGCCCTTGAAATAGCTACATATATTCAAAATTCACAATTTCTAGAACTAGAAGGGATCTGCTCACATCTTCCGGCAACAGAAAACTTTAAAACCACACAAAAACAAATAGAAAAATTTTTATTGGTTTTGGAAACACTTAAACAAAAAAATATAAATCCAAAATTTGTCCATATTTCTAATTCGGGGCACATTATCAACTACAAAATAAATCCACAATTTAATATGGTAAGACCGGGTCTTATTCTTTACGGTTATTGTCAATCACTAAAAAACAAAAAAACTACCCTGAATTTCAAACCTGTATTAAATTTATTTTCAAAAGTAATATTTATCAAAAATGTAAAAAAAGGTGAAAAAATTTCATATTCGGGCATATTTCAAGCCAAAGAGGATATGAAAATAGGAATTATTCCAATCGGATATTTTGATGGAATACCTCAAAATATAAATAATAATTTTTATTTTTTAATAAACAATCAAAAATGTAAAATAAGGGGAAAGGTCTGCATGAATCTAACAATAGTAGAAATTCCTAAAGACTTAAAAGTTAGAACAGGTTCAAAAGTAGAAATTGTATCAGAAAAATTAAGTATAGATAAAATGAGTAAATTTTCTAAAAGAAGTCATTATGAATTACTATGCAATATAGGAAAATATGAGAAAAGAAAATACTTAGATTAA
- a CDS encoding S2/P23 family protein → MIIKKFILTVIILSLAKNIFSQNEINIFENENYIVKENTKTRIKKLKQSFLLTPVDIAVSQPYMELVDLNGAPIKELIGVSYSFINVFSKIGSSAIISFDLSNEASRKYKITKLEFLSPDKGNFINYLSSLTSGKQQSKKELAKDAYSFGTLRTESLSKTIAEYYKNNNWYYILAAITVENNINKETKIYEIRINPKIYNDFQKQLRLHFKGSQIKKFPIPIIE, encoded by the coding sequence ATGATCATTAAAAAATTTATTTTAACTGTAATAATTCTTTCTCTAGCTAAAAATATTTTTTCTCAAAACGAAATTAATATCTTCGAAAATGAAAATTATATTGTAAAAGAAAATACAAAAACAAGAATTAAAAAACTAAAACAAAGTTTTTTACTTACACCTGTTGATATCGCCGTTAGCCAGCCTTACATGGAATTAGTGGATTTGAATGGAGCCCCAATAAAAGAACTCATTGGGGTTAGCTATTCATTTATAAATGTATTTTCAAAAATTGGATCTTCTGCTATTATTTCGTTTGACCTATCAAATGAAGCTTCTAGGAAATATAAAATTACAAAATTAGAATTTTTAAGTCCAGATAAAGGCAATTTTATTAATTATCTAAGCAGCCTCACCAGTGGAAAGCAGCAATCAAAAAAAGAGCTCGCAAAAGATGCTTATTCATTTGGTACATTAAGAACTGAATCTCTCTCAAAAACAATTGCAGAATATTACAAGAATAACAACTGGTATTATATTTTGGCAGCAATAACAGTAGAAAATAATATAAATAAAGAAACTAAAATATATGAAATTAGAATTAACCCTAAAATATATAATGATTTCCAAAAACAATTGAGATTACATTTTAAAGGCAGCCAAATAAAAAAATTCCCAATACCCATTATAGAATAA
- a CDS encoding S2/P23 family protein → MLFRIHKCLKLMAVLMLMLSCAFFKKPQPVQQDGEIGKPISNEKLPLNDGKLHLISGKIVNKKLPVMNTNHDVTWIKTKAMAILDEYGQVMPEFKNKFGYSYILSPIKMDDKYSNYTSLLILFETTKNGDKEYEIEDIKFITAGSNLELKNPLLIVENSQEEGYVTAYPFGILMSEKLKDAFKKTYQNGHWNYMLANLTVKNKLTQETKIYKISLNSKLIIDFLKEVLKENSILKDTNGDLFEDI, encoded by the coding sequence ATGCTATTTAGAATACATAAATGTTTAAAATTAATGGCAGTGCTTATGTTAATGCTGAGTTGCGCTTTTTTTAAAAAGCCACAACCTGTACAACAAGACGGCGAAATTGGAAAACCAATAAGCAATGAAAAATTGCCCTTAAACGATGGGAAATTACATTTAATATCAGGCAAAATTGTGAATAAAAAATTGCCAGTCATGAATACCAATCATGACGTAACTTGGATAAAAACAAAGGCAATGGCAATCTTAGATGAATATGGACAAGTAATGCCAGAATTTAAAAACAAATTTGGATATTCTTATATACTATCTCCTATAAAAATGGACGATAAATATAGCAATTACACATCGCTATTAATACTTTTTGAAACAACTAAAAATGGAGACAAAGAATATGAAATTGAAGATATTAAATTTATAACAGCTGGTTCCAACCTAGAGCTTAAAAATCCTCTTCTAATTGTTGAAAATTCACAAGAAGAAGGATATGTTACTGCATACCCATTTGGAATATTGATGAGCGAGAAACTTAAAGATGCTTTTAAAAAAACATATCAAAATGGTCATTGGAATTATATGCTTGCAAATTTAACCGTCAAAAATAAACTTACTCAAGAAACTAAAATTTATAAGATTTCTCTTAATTCAAAATTAATTATTGACTTTTTAAAAGAAGTACTAAAAGAAAATTCCATTTTAAAAGACACAAATGGAGATCTATTTGAAGATATATAA
- a CDS encoding LIC_12708 family protein encodes MKKYYKALTLSLLFTIISCNTKTLNELGEEQFKIPFGTLPGAIMPLDNKFTNSRFDIKTYNGLVYIAEIKTNKLMIFNSYGKLIQTYQNGIFKTNPDLKIKKIDFEGIEAIYPLKDFILVADKLNNKKSKFNQKENIAYFMRILILNKNSSVEILGQEGLNGTPFPQIYDVNVDENGNIAIISIYSEGYIIYSYNKEFSPLYKIYVNENLLKTIDNQKKKYNISIDKVFFEVNKKTLYVKITYYENIGDNENINDLGIKIKDQYIYKMSFKKNKEFEVISKIALPKNLLDDKQESFINIIKIQKDKIIASTNMKNLSNNLIWKLDNKGSIKDQIALIEPPNLIFLSESLSKDGILSILYGGKTGVSVYWWNLNTLLK; translated from the coding sequence ATGAAAAAATACTATAAAGCTCTTACATTAAGCTTACTTTTTACAATTATATCATGTAATACTAAAACTTTAAACGAACTAGGAGAAGAGCAGTTTAAAATACCATTTGGAACACTTCCTGGTGCAATAATGCCACTGGATAACAAATTTACAAATTCAAGATTTGATATCAAAACGTATAATGGACTAGTTTACATTGCAGAAATAAAAACAAATAAATTAATGATTTTTAACTCATACGGAAAACTAATACAAACTTATCAAAATGGAATATTTAAAACAAATCCCGATTTAAAAATAAAAAAAATAGATTTTGAAGGAATTGAAGCAATATATCCGCTAAAAGATTTTATTCTTGTTGCAGACAAACTAAATAATAAAAAATCAAAATTTAATCAAAAAGAAAATATTGCATACTTCATGAGAATACTAATACTAAACAAAAACTCGTCTGTAGAAATTTTGGGTCAAGAAGGTTTAAATGGAACACCATTCCCACAAATTTACGATGTTAACGTTGATGAAAATGGCAACATTGCAATAATATCAATATATAGCGAAGGCTATATAATATATTCTTATAATAAAGAATTTTCTCCGCTTTATAAAATTTACGTCAATGAAAACCTACTAAAAACAATAGACAATCAAAAGAAAAAATATAATATCTCAATAGACAAGGTTTTTTTTGAAGTTAACAAAAAAACTCTTTATGTAAAAATCACCTACTATGAAAACATTGGCGACAATGAAAATATAAACGATCTTGGAATTAAAATTAAGGATCAATATATCTATAAAATGAGTTTTAAAAAAAACAAAGAATTTGAAGTAATAAGTAAAATTGCTCTTCCTAAGAACTTACTAGATGATAAACAGGAAAGCTTTATAAATATTATAAAAATACAAAAAGATAAAATAATAGCATCTACTAACATGAAAAATTTATCTAACAATTTAATATGGAAATTAGACAATAAAGGCTCAATTAAAGATCAAATAGCTTTAATTGAGCCTCCAAATTTAATATTTCTCTCTGAAAGTTTATCTAAAGATGGAATACTTAGCATACTTTACGGCGGGAAAACTGGTGTTAGTGTTTACTGGTGGAATTTAAATACATTATTAAAATAA